A segment of the Cololabis saira isolate AMF1-May2022 chromosome 3, fColSai1.1, whole genome shotgun sequence genome:
GCGTGTGAGTCTTTATATTATTGTTAATGTCCATCTGCAGTTTCTCCACTTCCTGCCTTCCTGCTGAAACATCAGCTTCATACTTGGAGCTGAGCTCCAGGTATGAAGCCTTGGTCTTGTCCAGATCTGTCTGTAAACTCTTCTCCATCTCTTCTGAGCTTTGTCGCAGAAAGGTCATCTCTTTCGTCATCTGTTGACGGAGATCTTCCTGTTCAGCTTTCAGTTTGTTGAGGAGCTGCTGGTCCTGAAAAACTTTGTCCTGGTTTGACCTCCTTTCTGTCTCCAGTTCCTGCTCGAGTGTCGCAGCTTAATCACCGTTTCTACTTCGGTTTTGTATCTAAGAGTCAGCTCCTTGTATGAAATCCGAGCTGTGAGCAGTTCTTCCTGCAGGGacttgttttcttgtttctcCACCTGGATGTCGCTGGAGATCCTCTGCTCTTCATTTTTCTCCagctctttctctctgtcctggttgatgtacatctctgtgactgatttttctttttccatctgGAGTTGTATTTCTTCCAACTCCTTGGACAGTTGGGCTGCTTTGGACTCTGCATAAGAGGTTTTTCTCTGTTTCCAACATGCAATTAAATCTTTGAATGCCGTCGATGAGCATATCCCACTCCATCCAGTTGTTGTCACTTgttcccttcttccttcttagCGTGTTTGTAGAGTTTTTTAATTTCTCAATATAATTCAAGTTAAGTCAGTTAGCGGAACCTCCGgctttattcatattttttataCCTACATtatgcgtgtgtttgtgtttgtgcgtgtgtgtgcttgtgtcggCGTGTGGGTGTCACGTATTTGACGTCATTACGCACAGTGAAGGATTGTGGGTAAAAAAAGCATTTACGTTACGATTTCACCATGGCGACGGGGACGCCGCTGTTTGTTGTGAATGGACACATGGTGCATTTCACATtatttttactcatttataCAGAGCTATTGCAGTGCCAGCAATTTCTAATACCTTTTAAGGCTCCTTCAGATTGCAGTGTGGAAGAATTCTTCGATGTTTCGAGTTTGTCGTGTGTGAGTTGCGGTTCAAACCAGCGCCAGAGCACAACAGGTCTGTTTAACATCACACCACCACAACTGTCTCAGCTAACTCTAATGTGCCACTTATAGTACGCCAGTGTCAAAATAAACTCGTCAAAATGTGAGTTTGTGAATGCTTAAAGAAGCCAGGATAAGTAAAGGCCAGCCAGCTTGGTGTTCAGTGTTTTCTGTTGCTAACTTTAGCCGCTTCACGTAGCATATAAACCACCTCAAAAGTCTGCTGGAATAAATGTGTGGGGTTACACATTTTGTGTTAAATATTCTAATGTAATCCATGTAaatctaaataaatatattcaaaaataaaggtgcaaactgcaaaaaaaaaaaaatctgtcataTTAGTTGTAttgaccgcggttgaattggtttgatattggatattatgtaattcaacacccataaaacttgtgatacataccactgattttggtcaatccacttgtgatgtgttcatggtcatctagactatatatcacaaaacagtaattattaaaaaaatcatatatataggcatatatatgggctgatttaaaaatcatatatatgggctgatttaatgtggtttaatgaattcaacacccataaaacttgtgatacataccactgattttggtcatattgcttgtgatgtgttcatggtcatgtagactatatatcacaagagagtaattattataaaatcatattatgggctgatttaatgaggtttaatgaattcaacacccataaaacttgtgatacataccactgattttggtcatattgcttgtgatgtgttcatggtcatctagactatatatcacaagagagtaattattataaaatcatattatgggctgatttaatgaggtttaatgaattcaacacccataacttttatgggtgttgaatgtcgaatatccaatatccaatatcaaaccaattcaaccgcggtgttGTATTGCGCAGTTGCCTTGTATGATTCACGCAACACttctaattattttattatttccttGATGAATACGTTATTCATGATCTCATTGGCTTAttggatatttttatttatttaatatactcAGGCAGTCCCACAACCAAACTCGATAAAGATAGActgaattattttcttttataaatgaaCCTGGTTGGGTTCACATAATAACCCAGATTGAACGTAAAATGTGTAAACCATTGTCTTTCCTCCCCCAGGCACTTATTAATTCATTGTCATCTTTTTCAGGACTGAGCTGTATTTGCCAAACTGGGTACAAAACTACGAATCTCACCACTGATAAACTGTCCATTACATGTGAGAAGTGTCCCATTGACAACCCTGTATGTATAGATTACTTTCaatattaatattttaaaaaaaaataaaccacaCTTTTATGAGTTTTGTTCTCTTACATGttacatgattttttttatatttgaatgacgtttcaatgtttgatgttttttaTACAGGCTGTAACAAAAGATGGGTTTGATTGTATTCGCTGTCCAAGTGGGCTCAATGATGAGGGCAAGTGTCAATGTCCGCCAGGCAATATCCTCGGTGAGTCACCAATAATATGAATAGAAAATTGAATACACTGTCTTTTTATCTACATGTACCTATTTAAAATTTGTAATGGTAAAGTAACAATAGGGATTAATGCAAAGTTAATGTATGATGTATGACATAATGTATCGTTGAGCTTTTATTCtttcattttgtaattttttgCAGTGGAAAGAGATATCAATGGAAACCTTTTGGGTGACGCCAGGTGTGAAGCCTGTAATGAGGACAAGCCTGCTTTATCTGTACCAAACATCGGCGGAGACAGGTGCATATTCTCAAATAAATTAAGATTAAGAAAATTAATCCACATCTAATCAGAGGCTATATGTCAGAGAGTTTAACACATGTGCACTTTAATTCAGTGTAAATTGGTTGTATGAATGTCAACATCTCTTTGTTCATGTGCTAAACCCAAACCTGCATTAACAGTATTAAGCACTCTCAAAGGTGTGTTTGGTTAAATTTACACAACTGTAAAATCAGTATATAAAGAGACTCTTAAAGATTGTCAAACAGCTATTATACTGAGTCAAAGACTGGTTTGCTCACCAGCTAACTAAAACCATATGTTGTTGTAATAATACTTTTAACCATACGGTTGGAGAGTTACTTAATGAAATAGAGTAGCATCTGTTTTGACTTCTGCCCCCTGTGGTCATTAGAAACTATGTTGGCTATCCGCACATAATCTTACTGGTTCATTTTTGGATTACTTTTATCATTTCTGGTGATGTTCCTCACATATTTGTAGCACCATTTAAATCAGTATTCTACAGTATTCAGTCACTATTCATCGCTCTACATAAGTACTAGCTTATGTCCCACATCAATTCAAATACAGCGTTTTTCTTTCATGTCACATTTGAACAATTTATTTGCAGTCCTTTTCAGCTTGCTCTCCCtatctctttttatttctgtcATAGCAGAAGAGAATAAAGAGAAAGGCTGTCCTTACTGTAGAGTTTGCTTGTGGTATTATTTGTGAGATGGAACAATATAATCCCCAGAAATTGTATTTTAGGTGTGAGAGATGTCAGGCTACCTTTATTAAAACCTCCTGCACATGTACAGCCCCTAATGTACTGGTGAGTACAGACACCTTTATACTCTTACAGTCTCTCACACAAgtcttacacacacacttatcaGAGATACATATTTGATTATTGCCTGTTATTTTTATAGGCAGGAGGATTATGTTTTCCTCCAGGCAGCCTCTCCACTAATGTGAATCCCAGTGTCAACTATGCTCAGTTGGTAAGTCTTCTTTTCATCCATATTCATGTGGATTCATTccatttctgattttttttttcttctttttgcagAAGTTCAATGTCCAGTCGGCCTGGTTTGTGGAAAATCTGTATTCCTCTTCAGCTGCCTGCCTTGTAATTCCAAaaccttttcattttctttgaaaaatattttgttgttcaATATCATGTGGAGCAGTTTTTAGTTCTTGTCACAACCAAACACGCCAACATGAATGATGGATTTGTCATGATATTCTGTGTAAAGTTGTCATGTTCTTACAGATCTTCTCCAACCTGACAGCATGTCAGGCTCTCGGGAACATGTGTGTGATGAACATGCACTCCTTCAGTGGTCTATCCACTGATGCCTGTGGTCTCTTTAACACCATCTTTAGATCAAGGGCTGCTCTGAGCTCCATTCAAGACATTTCTTATTGGTAATCATGTCTAAAGTGTGATGTTTATGCATGAATTTAGTTAGAATTTAGTTAGTTTCAACCAAAAGTGGAAACTAAAATCTGTTATTTTCTCTTTACAGGAGAGCTACTCTGCCGTGGCTTTACTATGGGGATGAACCAGGTCTGGCCAGTCGAGTGCTTCAAACTGATCCTGTTCCCATTACATTCAGTttcagaggaaaaaagaaggcaagtgatcgACTTTAAGTATCTTTTACACTGGAAAGACAGTGAAGAGAGAGTGGTACAAGAAGATAAAGCTGTATAAGCCAAAAGGATCCctttcattccagatacatCAACTGGTGGAGTGGAAAagttgaaaatgtttttattaacacttgtttgttttctcagaaCACTGAAATTCAGATGCTTGCTGCTGTGTACAATGTTCGAGGAGAGTTCCTCAGATGGGAGAGTGTCGGACGTACTAACCTGCAGGTACGATCTAAAGCAGTGATTTAATCAGCAGTGATTCAATTATATACTTTAGCTTAGATCAAACTTCATGCAAATAAAACCTAGttctcaaatcaaatcttgagcATGGATTGTTTTGTACAGTTTTTGATGTAATTGAATTTGTAAGTCCAGACCCTACCAACATACTGTACCTGCATGGGTTATTGTGATTGATAGAAAATATATCTTGTTATGGTCATTTTGCACCATCTTGTCTTGCATCATCCTGCAAAGTCTCAATGAAAATCTATTTCCATCATCTACATACACATTGTTTTTCTCCATGTAATGCTCAGCAGGGAGCAGCTTGGATGTTTTGCTTTGTAAATGACTAGAAATGGATGTTAAAGTCTACCATGAAATATATTTTAGAACCTGAATTCTGATTATGAAATGCACGTTTCTcatataaaatattaaaaataaaaaaaagatgaccATAATCACATCAGCtcgcttcttttcctcttttttttttttttttcagctttgtCCACAGCCAACTACCAAACAGGCAGCAGCTTTCAGCTTTGGAACTGCTTATCAAGAAAGTGTGAGTTTCTTTTTGTGTCTTTTAGTTCATGGAAAGAGTAAAAACTCATGCAGGTTATGTCATAACCTGTTTGTACATGTTTGTGTGCATGCAGTGTGATTTTTCATTAGCAGAACTGATTGTTGCCCATCCTGAACCATTGTTCTATGACGTCTTTATGGACTTGGCTGGaaatgaggagagaaaaatCCTTCCTTTGCCAACACTAGTCCAAAACCAGCAGTACAATGGACGGTTCATCAATCAAGGTGAGATTTTATCTGCAAGAGTCCAAatttttgaatgcatttattattTTGACATAATTTGTTTCTTATGTAGACACCATGAGAAACTGGTACCTGTCTCGGCGAATTCTTCTTGTCGACACACTGAGTGGAAGAGAGAAGAGCACAATCTCTTCACCTAAAGTCATTCGTGTAGCGACCAGCATCAAAATAAGGTGGATTCCCAACACTTTCACCATCTTGAAAACAATAACACACCTAGAATATTGCTTTGAGGTTCAGTGCTTACAAGACCAAATATTTGACAGGTTCCAGTTGGTGCCACGAACACAGGAGGgtcagatatttccccctctaatGATGGTGACCTACACAGATGTTCTAGTCAAAGATATCAACACTCAAACAGTGTCTGTGAGTATGTTGTACACacgtacagtggggcaaaaaagtatttcgtcagacaccagttgtgcaagttctcccacttaaaaagataggagaggcctgtaatttttatcacaggtatatctcaactatgagactaaatggaaaagaaattcagaaaatcacattgtctgatttttaaagaatgtatttgcaaattaaatgggaaaataagtatttggtcaataacaaaagttaatctcaatactttgttatataccctttgttagcaatgacagaggtcaaatgttttctgtaggTTTTCACAacgttttcacacactgttgctggtattttggtccgttcctccatgcagatctcctctagagcagtgatgttttggggctgttgctgggcaacacagactttcaactccctccaaagattttctacgGGGTTGAGATCTgaagactggctaggccactccaggaccttgaaatgtttcttacaaagccactcctttgttgcccaggcgatgtgtttgggatcattgtcatgctgaaagacccagccacatttcatcttcaatgcccttgctgatggaaggaggttttcactcaaaatctcacgatacatggccccatttaTTATTTCCCTTACACAGATCAGtcatcctggtccctttgcagaaaaacatccccaaagcttgatgtttccacccccatgcttcacagtaggtttggtgttctttggatgcaactcagctttctttctcctccaaacacgacaagttgtgtttctaccaaaacgttctattttggtttcatctgaccatataacattctcccaatcctcttctgcatcatccaaatgctctctagcaaacttctgACGGGCCTGGACTTGTACTGGCTTCAGCAGGGGGACACGTCTGGCggtgtagtgtgttactgatggttcctttgttactttggtcccagctctctgcaggtcattcactggttccccgtgtggttctgggatttttactcaccgtttttgtgatcatttttaccccacggggtgagatcttgcgtggagccccagatggagggagattatcagtggtcttgtatgtcttccattttctaataattgctcccacagttgatttcttcacagcaagctgcttacctattgcagattctacaaatttgtttctcacatcctttgacagctctttggtcttggccatagtggagtttggagtgtgactgtttgaggttgtggacaggtgtcttttatgcTGATAATGAGTTAAAataggtgccattaatacaggtaacgaatggaggacagaggagcct
Coding sequences within it:
- the tmem67 gene encoding meckelin; the encoded protein is MATGTPLFVVNGHMVHFTLFLLIYTELLQCQQFLIPFKAPSDCSVEEFFDVSSLSCVSCGSNQRQSTTGLSCICQTGYKTTNLTTDKLSITCEKCPIDNPAVTKDGFDCIRCPSGLNDEGKCQCPPGNILVERDINGNLLGDARCEACNEDKPALSVPNIGGDRCERCQATFIKTSCTCTAPNVLAGGLCFPPGSLSTNVNPSVNYAQLKFNVQSAWFVENLYSSSAACLIFSNLTACQALGNMCVMNMHSFSGLSTDACGLFNTIFRSRAALSSIQDISYWRATLPWLYYGDEPGLASRVLQTDPVPITFSFRGKKKNTEIQMLAAVYNVRGEFLRWESVGRTNLQLCPQPTTKQAAAFSFGTAYQESCDFSLAELIVAHPEPLFYDVFMDLAGNEERKILPLPTLVQNQQYNGRFINQDTMRNWYLSRRILLVDTLSGREKSTISSPKVIRVATSIKIRFQLVPRTQEGQIFPPLMMVTYTDVLVKDINTQTVSTTFAVEYEMDHTEARTKTDTALGVMGGMAVIYSLLKTVSWKRRIASPLIDVETIVKFLLLYSGDLANVFFVVTVGTGVYWLIFYKAQQFVSVLLPLPSQEEQFVTYIGCAFALKAVQFLHKLILQVSVDIFLIDWERPRCKASKTVQATKETKRDSSPVSIWRTYFVANEWNELQTIRKISPTFQIMAVLFFLEVLGFSNLALRDPWSTLERSPQDYSPPYSQILRYALAATLWLCIGLLQVIFFTVFYEHFVEDKIRQFVDLCSVSNISLLLFSHRCFGYYIHGRSVHGHADTNMEEMNNNLKRERESLCGQRGLLPNTDIQTFQVSFTNHLRIQYDRIQDSLIRRNRPSRLMDASTANLSELQFRAYNTMNYFLGSFIDHAHPDMDYMVKDKLALERVIGMEFLEPIDKSIFYNDESHSFSDVLFYGNESTLLIFDTLFFCVVDLGSQSFVLAAILTYVQQVIFRFIRNALGRQNLARKTLVDQRFLI